Proteins from a single region of Desulfitibacter alkalitolerans DSM 16504:
- a CDS encoding TRAP transporter small permease — protein MFSRLEEKLYKILYYFCSFLMFSMLTIIFTQVVFRYVFQNSISWSEELGRYIFVWMTFFGAVLALRRRSHVSLDSLINQFPPWLFKAIKVFGYILMIVFAAVLFYNSFTMLQLGARQLSAAMQIPMKYVYYALPISTALLVLYLFRNLIEDIKQWKG, from the coding sequence GTGTTTTCTCGACTGGAAGAAAAGCTCTATAAAATCCTGTATTATTTTTGCTCCTTTTTAATGTTTTCCATGTTAACAATAATCTTTACCCAGGTAGTATTCAGGTATGTCTTTCAAAACTCCATATCATGGTCAGAAGAGCTTGGACGATATATTTTTGTGTGGATGACTTTTTTTGGAGCAGTACTGGCTTTACGCAGAAGATCTCACGTATCATTAGACAGTTTGATTAATCAATTTCCGCCATGGTTGTTTAAAGCTATTAAGGTTTTCGGTTATATACTGATGATAGTTTTTGCTGCAGTCCTTTTTTATAATAGCTTCACAATGCTGCAATTGGGAGCTAGACAGCTTAGTGCTGCCATGCAAATTCCCATGAAATATGTATATTATGCTTTACCTATAAGTACTGCATTATTGGTCTTATATTTATTTAGAAATCTTATAGAGGACATAAAGCAGTGGAAGGGGTGA